A segment of the Halogeometricum sp. S3BR5-2 genome:
CCTCGTGGTGGAAACACGCCGTTCGCTGGTCGTCTCCCACGTCGAACCACGGCGGGGTCTCCCGCCGACACTCGTCGGTCGCCAGCGGACACCGCGGGGTGTAATGGCAGCCGTCCGGCGTGTGAGCGGGGTTCGGCGCGCTCCCGGGAATCGGCTGCATCGTCTCCAGCGGTGCGTCGATGCTCGGAACCGCCCGGAGCAACGCTCGCGTGTAGGGGTGTTGTGAGCCGCGGACGACGCGCGTACTCGGACCGACCTCAACGAGTTCGAACGCGTAGAGGATGGCCAAGCGGTCGGCCAAACCGGCGACCAGCGGCAGGTCGTGCGTGATGAACAGGATGGAGAGGTCGTACTTCTCCTTGATGTCGTCGAGCAGGCTCAGGATGGACCGCTGCATCAGGAGGTCGAGCGCCGCCGTGGGTTCGTCCATCAACAGCACGTTCGGCTCCAAGACCAGCGACAGGGCGATGAGCGCTCGCTGACTCATCCCGCCGGAGAGTTCGTGCGAGTACGAGTCCAGCACCCGCTCGGGGTTCAGATACAGGTCGGAGAGGAGTTCGCGCGCGCGCTCCATCCCCTCGTCCACGTCGTATCCGTGGGCTTCGAGCGTCTCCTCGAAGTGTCCCTCGATGGTCATCGTGGGGTTGAACGACGACAGCGCCCCCTGGAACACCATGGCGATCTCCTCCCAGCGGAACTTGCGGAGTTCCTCGTCGGATAAATCGAGGACGTCGACCGGTTCGGCGGTCGATTCGGGGAAGTACTGAACCGTGCCGGTCGTGATTCCCGGCTCCTCGACGGCGTCCATCATCGCGTTGGCGAGCATCGATTTGCCCGATCCCGACTCGCCGACGACGCCGAGTATCTCTCCCCGTCTGAGGTCGAGACTCACGTCGTCCAGTACCATCGCCGCTCGGTGCTCCAGGTCGTAGGTGACGCTCGCGTCTCGGACCTCGACGATCGGGTCGTCGGCGCGGCGTCCGGCCTCTGTTCTGCTTCGTGGCATCTCAAATCCCTCCCGCCTTCGTCGTCTCGTTTCCGTCACCGTCTCCGTCTCCCGCGACGGACTCGGCGTGGCGCGCGCGAACCCGCGGGTTGAACACGCGGTCGGCACCCTGCGCGAGGAGCGTCAAGCCGAGTGCGAGGATGATCACCGTCACCATCGGCACGAGCAACCAGTGGAAGGCCGTGGGCGACGACGTCGCGCCGGCGCGGTTGACCGCGGCGTTCATCATCACCCCCCAGTTGGTGCTGTTGTAGGGGAGGACGCCGAGGAAGTACAGTCCGACGGAGCCGAAGATGACCGCCCGCGCCTGCTGGACGAAGTTCATCGTGATGTACGGCATCAGGTTCGGGATGATGTCGCCGGTGACGATGGTCGGCGTGCCCATGCCCATGATGCGCGACGCCTCGACGTACTCGTCGTCGCGGATGGTCAGCACCTGCGAACGAATCGCGCGAGCTAACCCCGCCCACGCGTTGATGGTGAGCAGCACGCCGATGACGACAGGGTTCCCCTGAATCTGCAGCGCCGTCGCGAGCACGATGGTCAGCGGAAGACCCGGGATACTCAGCATGATGTCCGAGAACGTCATCAGCACGCTGTCCGTCCGCCCGCCTTTGTAGCCGGCGACGGTGCCGACGGCCGTCCCGAGGACGACGGTGAACACCGCGCCCGCGGTTATCATCACGAGCATCGACGGCGTGGCGTGGAC
Coding sequences within it:
- a CDS encoding ABC transporter permease, with translation MDAVGGEYADSARTERDARSAITGHDGKGRRIADGGRTVSEFEQMAEVSMTDAERRRQWFDERILAPARIVWNDWRARFGLLVVAAYLFMGLVAPYIVTEPRPNQGPLLVGAFRTLEYPLGTTASGTSILSQVVHATPSMLVMITAGAVFTVVLGTAVGTVAGYKGGRTDSVLMTFSDIMLSIPGLPLTIVLATALQIQGNPVVIGVLLTINAWAGLARAIRSQVLTIRDDEYVEASRIMGMGTPTIVTGDIIPNLMPYITMNFVQQARAVIFGSVGLYFLGVLPYNSTNWGVMMNAAVNRAGATSSPTAFHWLLVPMVTVIILALGLTLLAQGADRVFNPRVRARHAESVAGDGDGDGNETTKAGGI
- a CDS encoding ABC transporter ATP-binding protein; the protein is MPRSRTEAGRRADDPIVEVRDASVTYDLEHRAAMVLDDVSLDLRRGEILGVVGESGSGKSMLANAMMDAVEEPGITTGTVQYFPESTAEPVDVLDLSDEELRKFRWEEIAMVFQGALSSFNPTMTIEGHFEETLEAHGYDVDEGMERARELLSDLYLNPERVLDSYSHELSGGMSQRALIALSLVLEPNVLLMDEPTAALDLLMQRSILSLLDDIKEKYDLSILFITHDLPLVAGLADRLAILYAFELVEVGPSTRVVRGSQHPYTRALLRAVPSIDAPLETMQPIPGSAPNPAHTPDGCHYTPRCPLATDECRRETPPWFDVGDDQRTACFHHEEAEAAVPLEPEVVQS